In a genomic window of Amycolatopsis japonica:
- a CDS encoding serine hydrolase — MKRLSAVLTAMLVVLALTPATPAGATTRFDRELQARIIRAQAYADSRPGDTGIVLRDRWTGAVYRSADAGTLIWACSTPKLAMVVDLLLRNDSGAVQLTAEDRDLMHRMLNSSDDAAAHTLWTRYGGEAEFAKRFPSYGMTDMRFTDQHPHHWGWILTTANDLDRLVNHVLTKLPRHHRDYIVHEMRTVDVNQQWGVWGAGPAARPGNKDGWSDDNDDGSWIMNSVGFVGPHERYTLALMNNTKVIQNGFETGQETTTKISEILFKGYFKG, encoded by the coding sequence ATGAAGAGACTTTCCGCCGTCCTGACCGCGATGCTGGTGGTACTCGCCTTGACACCTGCCACGCCCGCGGGCGCGACGACCCGTTTCGACCGGGAACTCCAAGCCCGCATCATCCGCGCCCAGGCCTACGCCGACAGCAGGCCCGGCGACACCGGGATCGTCCTGCGGGACCGGTGGACCGGCGCCGTCTACCGCAGCGCGGACGCCGGGACCCTCATCTGGGCCTGCTCCACGCCGAAGCTGGCGATGGTCGTCGACCTGTTGCTGCGCAACGATTCCGGCGCCGTCCAGCTGACCGCGGAAGACCGCGACCTGATGCACCGCATGCTCAACTCCAGCGACGACGCCGCCGCTCACACCCTGTGGACCCGCTACGGCGGAGAGGCCGAGTTCGCCAAGCGCTTCCCGTCCTACGGGATGACCGACATGCGGTTCACCGACCAGCACCCGCATCACTGGGGCTGGATCCTGACCACCGCGAACGACCTGGACCGGCTGGTCAACCACGTCCTGACGAAGCTCCCCCGCCATCACCGCGACTACATCGTCCACGAGATGCGCACCGTCGACGTCAACCAGCAGTGGGGTGTCTGGGGCGCCGGGCCCGCCGCCCGCCCGGGTAACAAGGACGGCTGGTCCGACGACAACGACGACGGCTCCTGGATCATGAACTCGGTCGGCTTCGTCGGGCCGCACGAGCGGTACACCCTCGCGTTGATGAACAACACCAAGGTCATCCAGAACGGCTTCGAAACCGGGCAGGAGACCACCACCAAGATCAGCGAGATCCTGTTCAAGGGCTACTTCAAGGGCTGA